A stretch of the Pongo pygmaeus isolate AG05252 chromosome 16, NHGRI_mPonPyg2-v2.0_pri, whole genome shotgun sequence genome encodes the following:
- the LYSMD4 gene encoding lysM and putative peptidoglycan-binding domain-containing protein 4 isoform X2, with protein MRHKELLSKTFQGPAVVCRTPTSHVYMFKNGSGDSGDASEEESHRVVLRPRGKELQKSGVHQPHQAGAGDVVLLQRELAQEDSLNKLALQYGCKVADIKKVNNFIREQDLYALKSIKIPVKNHGILTETHKELKPLLSPSSETTVTVELPDADRAGAGTDAQASQLMDFFKGIDQDIECAVQSEIFLHESYCIDTSHQPLLPAPPKTPMDGADCGIQWWNAVFIMLLIGIVLPIFYLVYFKIQASGETPNSLNTAVIPNGSMAMGTVPGQAPRLAVAVPTVPSADSQFSQTTQAGN; from the exons atgaggcacaagGAATTGTTAAGCAAGACCTTCCAAGGCCCAGCTGTTGTCTGTAGGACTCCGACCAGCCACGTATACATGTTTAAGAATGGCAGTGGGGACTCGGGGGACGCTTCTGAAGAAGAGTCTCACCGTGTGGTTTTGCGGCCCCGCGGCAAGGAGCTCCAGAAGAGCGGTGTCCACCAGCCTCACCAGGCGGGAGCAGGTGACGTGGTGCTGCTGCAGCGGGAGCTGGCCCAGGAAGACAGCCTCAACAAGCTGGCTCTGCAGTATGGCTGCAAA GTTGCAGATATCAAGAAAGTCAACAATTTCATCAGAGAACAAGACTTATATGCTTTGAAATCTATTAAGATTCCAGTGAAAAACCATGGGATCCTGACAGAGACCCACAAAGAACTAAAACCCCTTCTGAGCCCATCTTCCGAGACCACAGTGACCGTGGAACTGCCAGATGCAGACAGAGCAGGTGCAGGCACCGATGCCCAGGCCAGCCAACTGATGGATTTCTTTAAGGGGATTGACCAGGACATTGAGTGTGCAGTGCAGTCAGAAATCTTTTTACATGAAAGTTACTGCATAGACACCTCCCATCAGCCACTGCTCCCGGCACCTCCAAAGACGCCAATGGATGGTGCAGATTGTGGCATTCAGTGGTGGAATGCTGTTTTCATCATGCTTCTAATTGGTATTGTCTTGCCTATCTTTTATTTggtctattttaaaatacaagctaGTGGTGAGACCCCTAATAGCTTGAACACAGCTGTCATCCCCAATGGCTCAATGGCAATGGGTACAGTTCCAGGGCAAGCCCCCAGACTAGCAGTTGCAGTGCCAACCGTCCCTTCTGCAGACAGCCAGTTCAGTCAGACCACCCAGGCAGGGAACTaa
- the LYSMD4 gene encoding lysM and putative peptidoglycan-binding domain-containing protein 4 isoform X1, translating to MFVANPQARRRLRVVGRGSGVAGRGVAGRRSPVAGRGGAWALRRWRDDYVFCGINPRAWFSVKKMRHKELLSKTFQGPAVVCRTPTSHVYMFKNGSGDSGDASEEESHRVVLRPRGKELQKSGVHQPHQAGAGDVVLLQRELAQEDSLNKLALQYGCKVADIKKVNNFIREQDLYALKSIKIPVKNHGILTETHKELKPLLSPSSETTVTVELPDADRAGAGTDAQASQLMDFFKGIDQDIECAVQSEIFLHESYCIDTSHQPLLPAPPKTPMDGADCGIQWWNAVFIMLLIGIVLPIFYLVYFKIQASGETPNSLNTAVIPNGSMAMGTVPGQAPRLAVAVPTVPSADSQFSQTTQAGN from the exons ATGTTCGTAGCCAATCCGCAGGCGCGGCGGCGGCTGCGGGTCGTGGGTCGTGGGTCGGGGGTCGCAGGTCGGGGGGTCGCAGGTCGCAGGTCGCCGGTCGCCGGTCGCGGCGGAGCCTGGGCGCTGAG GCGGTGGAGGGATGATTATGTCTTCTGTGGAATTAACCCTCGGGCTTGGTTTTCagtgaagaaaatgaggcacaagGAATTGTTAAGCAAGACCTTCCAAGGCCCAGCTGTTGTCTGTAGGACTCCGACCAGCCACGTATACATGTTTAAGAATGGCAGTGGGGACTCGGGGGACGCTTCTGAAGAAGAGTCTCACCGTGTGGTTTTGCGGCCCCGCGGCAAGGAGCTCCAGAAGAGCGGTGTCCACCAGCCTCACCAGGCGGGAGCAGGTGACGTGGTGCTGCTGCAGCGGGAGCTGGCCCAGGAAGACAGCCTCAACAAGCTGGCTCTGCAGTATGGCTGCAAA GTTGCAGATATCAAGAAAGTCAACAATTTCATCAGAGAACAAGACTTATATGCTTTGAAATCTATTAAGATTCCAGTGAAAAACCATGGGATCCTGACAGAGACCCACAAAGAACTAAAACCCCTTCTGAGCCCATCTTCCGAGACCACAGTGACCGTGGAACTGCCAGATGCAGACAGAGCAGGTGCAGGCACCGATGCCCAGGCCAGCCAACTGATGGATTTCTTTAAGGGGATTGACCAGGACATTGAGTGTGCAGTGCAGTCAGAAATCTTTTTACATGAAAGTTACTGCATAGACACCTCCCATCAGCCACTGCTCCCGGCACCTCCAAAGACGCCAATGGATGGTGCAGATTGTGGCATTCAGTGGTGGAATGCTGTTTTCATCATGCTTCTAATTGGTATTGTCTTGCCTATCTTTTATTTggtctattttaaaatacaagctaGTGGTGAGACCCCTAATAGCTTGAACACAGCTGTCATCCCCAATGGCTCAATGGCAATGGGTACAGTTCCAGGGCAAGCCCCCAGACTAGCAGTTGCAGTGCCAACCGTCCCTTCTGCAGACAGCCAGTTCAGTCAGACCACCCAGGCAGGGAACTaa
- the LYSMD4 gene encoding lysM and putative peptidoglycan-binding domain-containing protein 4 isoform X3: MAVGTRGTLLKKSLTVWFCGPAARSSRRAVSTSLTRREQVTWCCCSGSWPRKTASTSWLCSMAANTFYFRPNGAGDTRQNLIPDFYAFRVINNGKVADIKKVNNFIREQDLYALKSIKIPVKNHGILTETHKELKPLLSPSSETTVTVELPDADRAGAGTDAQASQLMDFFKGIDQDIECAVQSEIFLHESYCIDTSHQPLLPAPPKTPMDGADCGIQWWNAVFIMLLIGIVLPIFYLVYFKIQASGETPNSLNTAVIPNGSMAMGTVPGQAPRLAVAVPTVPSADSQFSQTTQAGN, translated from the exons ATGGCAGTGGGGACTCGGGGGACGCTTCTGAAGAAGAGTCTCACCGTGTGGTTTTGCGGCCCCGCGGCAAGGAGCTCCAGAAGAGCGGTGTCCACCAGCCTCACCAGGCGGGAGCAGGTGACGTGGTGCTGCTGCAGCGGGAGCTGGCCCAGGAAGACAGCCTCAACAAGCTGGCTCTGCAGTATGGCTGCAAA cacattttattttagacCTAATGGGGCTGGAGATACCAGGCAGAATTTAATCCCAGATTTCTATG CATTCAGAGTGATTAACAATGGCAAA GTTGCAGATATCAAGAAAGTCAACAATTTCATCAGAGAACAAGACTTATATGCTTTGAAATCTATTAAGATTCCAGTGAAAAACCATGGGATCCTGACAGAGACCCACAAAGAACTAAAACCCCTTCTGAGCCCATCTTCCGAGACCACAGTGACCGTGGAACTGCCAGATGCAGACAGAGCAGGTGCAGGCACCGATGCCCAGGCCAGCCAACTGATGGATTTCTTTAAGGGGATTGACCAGGACATTGAGTGTGCAGTGCAGTCAGAAATCTTTTTACATGAAAGTTACTGCATAGACACCTCCCATCAGCCACTGCTCCCGGCACCTCCAAAGACGCCAATGGATGGTGCAGATTGTGGCATTCAGTGGTGGAATGCTGTTTTCATCATGCTTCTAATTGGTATTGTCTTGCCTATCTTTTATTTggtctattttaaaatacaagctaGTGGTGAGACCCCTAATAGCTTGAACACAGCTGTCATCCCCAATGGCTCAATGGCAATGGGTACAGTTCCAGGGCAAGCCCCCAGACTAGCAGTTGCAGTGCCAACCGTCCCTTCTGCAGACAGCCAGTTCAGTCAGACCACCCAGGCAGGGAACTaa